A window of the Gordonia humi genome harbors these coding sequences:
- a CDS encoding PH domain-containing protein: MDNPVNPVHKTWTTPVAAGVVLVVGGVALIAAAAASYADPPAMTFIGIAALIVLAVGAVTLIRRPRLVLTTGPTLIVKTLRGPMELTPDDIERVSILKTRRLAARGRQLVIDLPDDRLLIFGRWDLGVDPTVVAGELRTAGFRVDD, translated from the coding sequence GTGGACAACCCTGTTAACCCTGTGCACAAGACGTGGACGACCCCCGTCGCCGCGGGCGTGGTGCTGGTCGTCGGCGGCGTCGCTCTGATCGCCGCGGCCGCCGCCTCTTATGCCGATCCACCTGCGATGACGTTCATCGGCATCGCAGCTCTGATCGTTCTGGCGGTGGGTGCCGTGACACTGATCCGGCGTCCGCGCCTGGTGTTGACAACGGGTCCGACACTGATTGTGAAGACTCTCCGCGGTCCCATGGAGTTGACGCCGGACGACATCGAGCGCGTCTCGATCTTGAAGACTCGCCGTCTGGCGGCACGTGGTCGTCAGCTGGTGATCGATCTTCCCGACGACAGGTTGCTGATCTTCGGCCGATGGGACCTCGGCGTCGACCCGACCGTCGTCGCCGGGGAACTGCGTACGGCCGGCTTTCGAGTCGACGACTGA
- a CDS encoding DUF4190 domain-containing protein: MTTDDPQGGLPRPQGAPPQHGPRPTAPAPGDSGSMPRHGGPTPTPRSGGPAPSPQPGRPTRPQAPGGTPPPRPAPAPGQGTTPRPSTPRVSTPPQSSGAPSPSLAYSAVPEPGPLAGARTPPTTASPTPAPAAAAAPDPSPKEPTVATSTRGAASSDTVNVLAIVALILSAVGILSPFGIWLGYLSRGQIDREGGLGREFATAAIIIGWLWIAFLVLGLIAFLWILT, encoded by the coding sequence GTGACCACCGACGATCCGCAGGGCGGCCTGCCCCGACCGCAGGGAGCGCCGCCGCAGCACGGCCCGCGCCCGACGGCGCCCGCACCCGGCGATTCCGGTTCGATGCCTCGGCACGGTGGACCGACGCCGACGCCGCGTTCTGGAGGTCCGGCACCGTCGCCGCAGCCCGGACGTCCCACCCGACCGCAGGCCCCCGGCGGCACTCCGCCGCCGCGGCCGGCGCCTGCTCCCGGACAGGGCACCACACCGCGGCCTTCGACACCGCGGGTTTCGACACCGCCGCAGTCGTCCGGTGCGCCGTCGCCGTCGCTCGCCTACTCCGCGGTTCCCGAACCGGGCCCGCTGGCGGGCGCCCGCACTCCGCCGACCACGGCTTCCCCGACTCCTGCTCCCGCGGCGGCAGCCGCCCCCGATCCCTCTCCGAAGGAGCCGACTGTGGCCACGTCGACGCGCGGAGCCGCTTCGTCCGACACGGTGAACGTCCTCGCGATCGTGGCGCTCATCCTGTCCGCCGTCGGCATCCTGTCGCCGTTCGGCATCTGGCTGGGCTACCTCTCCCGCGGGCAGATCGACCGCGAGGGCGGCCTCGGGCGCGAGTTCGCGACCGCCGCGATCATCATCGGCTGGCTCTGGATCGCGTTCCTCGTCCTCGGCCTGATCGCCTTCCTCTGGATCCTCACCTGA
- a CDS encoding rhomboid family intramembrane serine protease, with translation MLSQVCYRHPDRPTALSCTRCGRSACPECLRPASVGQHCVDCVAQAQAAQRATTPAPTVARRAMQPVVTYTLIAINVVVFASVMLQAGGSDLRYSSIYQHTVLVNGAGFENQYWRLLTSGFLHQSLPHLAINMFSLYIIGADLERALGRARYLAIYLVGLLGGSAAVMALQSGVSLTAGASGAIYGLMGALLVILLKMKAPVTTVVVVIVINLVFSFTVPNISIFAHLGGLVFGAASAGAVIWLPTVVLAPDKRTQAAVDRIGWYGLIALAVVALAIGAGIGLGVSV, from the coding sequence CTGTTGAGTCAGGTCTGCTACCGGCATCCCGACCGCCCCACCGCGTTGTCTTGCACGCGGTGCGGGCGGTCGGCGTGTCCGGAGTGTCTACGGCCCGCATCGGTGGGTCAGCACTGTGTCGACTGCGTAGCGCAGGCACAGGCGGCGCAGCGTGCGACGACGCCCGCGCCGACCGTCGCGCGGCGGGCGATGCAGCCGGTCGTCACCTACACGCTGATCGCGATCAACGTCGTCGTGTTCGCGAGTGTCATGCTGCAGGCAGGCGGCAGCGACCTGCGCTACTCCTCGATCTACCAGCACACGGTGCTCGTCAACGGCGCGGGCTTCGAGAACCAGTACTGGCGACTGCTCACGTCCGGCTTCCTGCACCAGAGCCTGCCGCACCTGGCGATCAACATGTTCTCGCTGTACATCATCGGCGCCGACCTGGAGCGGGCCCTCGGCCGAGCCCGCTATCTGGCGATCTACCTCGTCGGGCTACTCGGCGGCAGCGCGGCCGTGATGGCGCTCCAATCCGGGGTCTCACTGACCGCGGGCGCCTCCGGAGCCATCTACGGGCTGATGGGCGCCCTGCTGGTGATCCTGCTGAAGATGAAGGCGCCGGTCACCACGGTGGTCGTCGTCATCGTGATCAACCTGGTGTTCTCGTTCACCGTTCCGAACATCTCGATCTTCGCGCACCTCGGCGGCCTCGTCTTCGGTGCCGCGTCCGCGGGCGCCGTGATCTGGCTGCCGACGGTCGTGCTGGCCCCGGACAAGCGGACCCAGGCCGCCGTCGACCGGATCGGCTGGTACGGGCTGATCGCACTCGCCGTCGTGGCCCTGGCGATCGGTGCCGGCATCGGCCTCGGCGTGAGCGTGTGA
- the crgA gene encoding cell division protein CrgA produces MPKSKVRKKTDYTVNSASRTPVKVKAGPSGVLYQSVMFGLMLIGLLWLLVYYLGATQDTFGAEGKFLHWMSELGPWNMLIGFGIMVVGLLMTMGWR; encoded by the coding sequence ATGCCTAAGTCAAAAGTCCGGAAGAAGACCGACTACACGGTCAACAGTGCGAGCCGCACCCCGGTGAAGGTCAAAGCGGGACCGTCGGGCGTCCTCTATCAGTCCGTCATGTTCGGTCTCATGCTGATCGGTCTGCTGTGGCTGCTCGTCTACTATCTGGGCGCCACCCAGGACACTTTCGGTGCCGAGGGCAAGTTCCTGCACTGGATGTCCGAGTTGGGCCCGTGGAACATGCTGATCGGTTTCGGGATCATGGTGGTCGGTCTGCTCATGACGATGGGCTGGCGCTGA
- a CDS encoding peptidylprolyl isomerase codes for MDIVSEQNKTATLHTNRGDIVIELFPNHAPKTVANFVGLADGSKDYSTKNAKGEASGPFYDGAVFHRVIAGFMLQGGDPTGTGRGGPGYQFEDEFHPELQFDRPYLLAMANAGPGTNGSQFFITVAPTPHLNRRHTIFGEVKDAASQAVVDAIGNTKTAPGDRPVEDVVIESIELS; via the coding sequence ATGGACATCGTGAGTGAGCAGAACAAGACCGCGACCCTGCACACCAATCGCGGCGACATCGTCATCGAACTCTTCCCGAACCACGCGCCCAAGACCGTGGCGAACTTCGTCGGTCTGGCCGACGGCTCGAAGGACTACTCCACCAAGAACGCGAAGGGCGAGGCCAGCGGCCCGTTCTACGACGGCGCGGTCTTCCACCGGGTCATCGCGGGCTTCATGCTGCAGGGCGGCGACCCGACCGGCACCGGCCGCGGCGGCCCCGGCTACCAGTTCGAGGACGAGTTCCACCCCGAGCTGCAGTTCGACCGCCCGTACCTGCTCGCGATGGCCAACGCCGGACCGGGCACCAACGGCTCGCAGTTCTTCATCACCGTCGCGCCGACCCCGCACCTGAACCGTCGCCACACCATCTTCGGCGAGGTCAAGGATGCAGCGTCGCAGGCCGTCGTCGACGCCATCGGCAACACCAAGACCGCACCGGGCGACCGCCCGGTGGAGGACGTCGTCATCGAGAGCATCGAGCTCTCCTGA